Proteins encoded together in one Deinococcus hopiensis KR-140 window:
- a CDS encoding V-type ATP synthase subunit B, producing MTLLKKEYNDVAYISGPLLFVNAASDLAYGAIVDIRDGNGRTRGGQVISVSDQNAVIQVFEETRGLDLATASVSLVEDVARLGVSKEMIGRRFDGLGRPIDGLPQVVAEKRLSINGQPMNPAARAKPEEFIQTGISTIDVQTSLIRGQKLPIFSGSGLPHNELAAQIARQAKVPGHEGDFAVVFAAMGLTQREVSFFTQEFERTGALARSVLFLNRADDPAVERLLTPRMALTTAEYLAFEHGYHVLVILTDLTNYCEALREIGGAREEIPGRRGFPGYMYTDLASLYERAGVVEGKPGSVTQVPILSMPDDDITHPIPDLTGYITEGQIVVDRGLNAKGIFPPINPLPSLSRLQGNGIGKGKTRADHKNVSDQLFAAYANGLDLRKLVAITGEDALTETDKLYLRFADDFENYFIGQGGQDRSIEDSLTVGWAILSKLPQSQLTRLSKDAIDKFYGAKIDEMWKGNRI from the coding sequence GTGACCCTGCTCAAGAAGGAATACAACGACGTCGCGTACATCTCCGGACCGCTGCTGTTCGTGAACGCGGCCTCTGACCTCGCCTACGGAGCCATCGTGGACATCCGCGACGGCAACGGCCGCACGCGCGGCGGTCAGGTCATCTCCGTGTCGGACCAGAATGCCGTCATCCAGGTGTTCGAGGAAACGCGCGGCCTGGACCTCGCCACCGCTTCCGTGAGCCTCGTCGAAGACGTGGCCCGCCTGGGCGTCAGCAAGGAAATGATTGGCCGCCGCTTTGACGGCCTGGGCCGTCCCATCGACGGGCTGCCGCAGGTGGTGGCGGAGAAGCGTCTTTCCATCAACGGCCAGCCCATGAACCCCGCCGCGCGCGCCAAGCCCGAGGAGTTCATCCAGACCGGCATCAGCACCATCGACGTGCAGACCAGCCTGATCCGTGGGCAGAAGCTCCCGATCTTCTCGGGCTCAGGCCTTCCGCACAACGAACTGGCCGCCCAGATCGCCCGCCAGGCGAAGGTGCCCGGGCACGAGGGCGACTTCGCGGTGGTGTTCGCCGCGATGGGCCTGACCCAGCGCGAAGTCTCGTTCTTCACGCAGGAGTTCGAGCGGACCGGCGCGCTGGCCCGTTCGGTGCTGTTCCTCAACCGCGCCGACGACCCCGCCGTCGAACGTCTGCTGACGCCCCGCATGGCCCTCACCACCGCCGAGTACCTCGCGTTCGAGCACGGATACCACGTGCTGGTCATCCTGACCGACCTCACGAACTACTGCGAGGCGCTGCGCGAAATCGGCGGCGCGCGCGAAGAGATTCCCGGACGCCGCGGCTTCCCCGGCTACATGTACACTGACTTGGCGTCCCTCTACGAGCGTGCCGGTGTGGTAGAGGGCAAACCCGGCTCGGTCACGCAGGTGCCGATCCTCTCCATGCCCGACGACGACATCACCCACCCCATCCCCGACCTGACCGGTTACATCACCGAGGGTCAGATCGTGGTCGACCGCGGCCTGAACGCCAAGGGCATCTTTCCGCCCATCAACCCCCTGCCTTCGCTGTCCCGCCTTCAGGGCAACGGCATCGGCAAGGGCAAGACGCGCGCGGACCACAAGAACGTGTCCGACCAGCTGTTTGCCGCCTACGCCAACGGCCTCGACCTGCGTAAGCTCGTCGCCATCACCGGTGAGGACGCGCTGACCGAGACCGACAAGCTGTACCTGCGCTTTGCCGACGACTTCGAGAACTATTTCATCGGTCAGGGCGGGCAGGACCGTTCCATCGAGGACAGCCTCACCGTGGGTTGGGCCATCCTCTCCAAGTTGCCTCAGAGCCAGCTGACCCGTCTGTCCAAGGACGCCATCGACAAGTTCTATGGCGCCAAGATCGACGAGATGTGGAAGGGCAACCGCATCTAA
- the dnaB gene encoding replicative DNA helicase produces the protein MELTPRVPPHSNDAEISVLGSVLLDNDTLAALGDTVGPEMFYREGHRKIFTAMRSLQERGEPVDLVTLSEDLRVKGQLDEVGGLTYLIGLSDQVPTAAYAEHYARIVQEKHTLRQLISASGKAMQLAYDAQLPLEDLLDRAEKMIFEVAEQKKKGEAFQAMGEIVHDTFEYITLLHQNKGIPDGVSSGFRDLDEQISGLQKGSLNVLAARPSMGKTAFALSIAQNVALRGEKTVAVFSLEMPSVQLALRMLCSEARVDMNRIRSGQLNERDFERLAHAAGRLAEAPMVIDDEPDLTLNALRSKLRRIAAQHGQLGLVVIDYLQLMSGGKSSGGSDNRQQEISTISRGLKGLARELEVPIIVLSQLSRAVEQRPNHRPMLSDLRESGAIEQDADIVMFIYRDEYYNKETDQQGIAEIIIGKQRNGPVGTVKLQFHSAHVRFNDLAPEGV, from the coding sequence ATGGAACTGACCCCCCGCGTTCCCCCGCACAGCAACGACGCGGAAATCAGTGTGCTGGGCAGCGTCTTGCTCGACAACGACACCCTGGCGGCGCTCGGCGACACGGTTGGCCCGGAGATGTTTTACCGGGAAGGCCACCGCAAGATTTTTACGGCCATGCGCTCCCTGCAGGAGCGCGGCGAACCCGTGGACCTCGTGACGCTCAGCGAGGACCTGCGCGTCAAGGGGCAGCTCGACGAGGTGGGCGGCCTGACCTACCTGATCGGTTTGTCGGACCAGGTGCCCACCGCCGCCTACGCGGAGCACTACGCGCGCATCGTGCAGGAAAAGCACACCCTGCGCCAGCTGATCAGCGCGTCGGGCAAGGCGATGCAACTCGCTTACGACGCGCAGTTGCCCCTCGAAGACCTGCTTGACCGCGCCGAGAAGATGATTTTCGAGGTGGCTGAACAGAAGAAGAAGGGCGAGGCGTTTCAGGCGATGGGCGAGATCGTCCACGACACCTTCGAGTACATCACGCTGCTGCATCAGAACAAGGGCATCCCCGACGGCGTAAGCAGCGGCTTTCGTGATCTGGACGAGCAGATCTCAGGGTTGCAGAAGGGGAGTCTGAATGTACTGGCGGCGCGGCCGAGTATGGGAAAGACGGCCTTCGCCCTCTCCATCGCCCAGAACGTCGCCCTGCGCGGCGAGAAGACCGTGGCCGTGTTCAGCCTTGAGATGCCTTCCGTGCAGCTTGCCCTGCGCATGCTATGCAGCGAGGCCCGGGTGGACATGAACCGCATTCGCAGCGGGCAGCTCAATGAGCGCGACTTTGAGCGGTTGGCGCATGCAGCGGGGCGGCTGGCGGAGGCTCCGATGGTCATCGACGACGAGCCGGACCTGACCCTCAATGCCCTGCGCAGCAAGTTGCGCCGCATCGCCGCTCAGCATGGGCAGCTCGGGCTGGTGGTCATCGACTACCTGCAGCTGATGTCCGGCGGCAAGAGCAGCGGTGGCAGCGACAACAGGCAGCAGGAGATCAGCACCATCTCGCGTGGACTTAAGGGATTGGCGCGCGAACTGGAAGTGCCGATCATTGTTTTAAGCCAGCTGAGCCGCGCGGTGGAACAGCGGCCGAACCATAGGCCAATGCTGTCGGACCTTCGCGAGTCCGGAGCGATCGAACAGGACGCAGACATCGTAATGTTTATCTATAGAGACGAGTATTACAATAAAGAGACAGATCAACAGGGAATTGCCGAGATCATCATAGGCAAACAGCGCAACGGGCCGGTCGGTACCGTGAAGCTGCAGTTCCACTCCGCGCACGTGCGCTTCAATGACCTCGCGCCGGAGGGGGTCTGA
- a CDS encoding type II secretion system protein, protein MKNTTQGFTLIELLIVIAIIGILAAVLIPNLLNARKAANNTAASSMLRNAVTAAEAYRSASGTTLTASTECKDPNVLNLTALPASVTACQIQQNANGTVGYSTSSNNVSYQWDGKTMKGPAESATAAMPSLPS, encoded by the coding sequence ATGAAGAACACCACCCAGGGCTTTACCCTCATCGAGCTGCTGATCGTTATCGCCATCATCGGAATCCTGGCGGCCGTGCTGATCCCCAACCTGCTGAACGCCCGTAAGGCGGCGAACAACACCGCCGCGAGCAGCATGCTGCGCAACGCGGTCACGGCAGCCGAAGCCTACCGCTCGGCCAGCGGAACCACCCTGACCGCCTCTACCGAGTGTAAGGACCCCAACGTCCTGAACCTGACGGCCCTGCCCGCCAGCGTGACCGCCTGCCAGATTCAGCAGAACGCCAACGGTACGGTCGGGTACTCCACCTCCAGCAACAACGTGAGCTACCAGTGGGACGGCAAGACCATGAAGGGCCCGGCCGAAAGCGCCACCGCTGCTATGCCCTCCCTCCCCTCCTAA
- a CDS encoding NAD(P)H-dependent glycerol-3-phosphate dehydrogenase — protein MEVKGAVPVLGAGGWGTALAVALVRAGHSARLWARRTDVAARLAEVRENREYLPGVTLPKGMEVTADLGKAVGTASFVLAAVPSIGLPDLLAELPPHLGLVICAKGLAPDGGRLTDLAREQGFTRVAVLSGPNHAEEVGRGLPAATVVASTDRTLAKEVQAALLSPALRVYTSTDEVGVELGGVLKNVIALAAGMGDGLNLGDNAKAALMTRGLREMGRYLVSQGAHEDTVYGLSGLGDLIATSTSRHSRNRAAGEALARGENPQQGGKVVEGLRTAGLLEAWATAHGHDLPIVQAVARVARGEWTPTEGIAELMGRGAKAELGE, from the coding sequence ATGGAAGTGAAGGGAGCCGTCCCCGTTCTCGGGGCTGGTGGCTGGGGCACTGCGCTCGCCGTGGCCCTCGTGCGCGCCGGGCATTCGGCCCGGTTGTGGGCCCGCCGCACGGACGTGGCCGCCCGGTTGGCCGAAGTCCGGGAGAACCGGGAATACCTCCCTGGAGTGACGCTGCCGAAAGGGATGGAGGTCACGGCAGACTTGGGCAAAGCTGTGGGGACAGCCTCCTTCGTCCTTGCCGCTGTGCCCAGCATCGGTCTACCTGACCTGCTGGCCGAGTTGCCCCCACACCTCGGCCTCGTGATCTGCGCGAAGGGCCTGGCCCCCGATGGCGGAAGGCTGACCGACCTGGCGCGCGAGCAGGGCTTTACCCGGGTGGCGGTCCTGAGCGGACCCAACCACGCCGAGGAAGTCGGGCGTGGCCTGCCCGCCGCAACGGTGGTGGCAAGTACGGACCGCACGCTGGCGAAAGAGGTGCAGGCGGCCCTCCTCTCGCCTGCCCTGCGCGTGTATACCAGCACGGACGAGGTGGGCGTAGAACTCGGCGGCGTGCTGAAAAACGTGATTGCCCTGGCGGCTGGAATGGGTGACGGCCTGAACCTCGGCGACAACGCCAAGGCGGCCCTGATGACCAGGGGCCTGCGTGAGATGGGCCGTTACCTCGTCTCGCAGGGCGCGCACGAGGACACGGTGTACGGCCTGAGCGGTCTGGGTGACCTGATCGCCACGTCCACCAGCCGCCACAGCCGCAACCGCGCCGCTGGGGAAGCATTGGCACGTGGAGAGAATCCACAGCAGGGTGGCAAGGTGGTGGAGGGACTGCGCACAGCAGGCCTGCTCGAAGCGTGGGCCACCGCGCACGGCCATGACCTGCCCATCGTGCAGGCGGTGGCCCGGGTGGCGCGGGGCGAGTGGACTCCGACGGAGGGCATCGCGGAGCTGATGGGCCGGGGCGCCAAGGCGGAACTCGGTGAATGA
- a CDS encoding class I SAM-dependent DNA methyltransferase codes for MHERPFTALAAVYDAIMADVEYDHWADFVLTYARDGELEADLALDLACGTGGFTRELLNAGLRVHGLDGSTEMLKVARQRLPAEVTLSQGDLRTFNLGMTFDLVTCVFDSLNNLLTLEDLGMALRRTAAHLRPGGLLACDLNTQLGVRELWEENAIEGLAHTPEGREVHYHWSHHYDAATETGVVQAFCRVEDGAGGWDEFTELHRERGYDPADLKPLLDSAGFTRWETVEYPDYAPPTPETPRIWVFAWK; via the coding sequence ATGCACGAACGCCCGTTCACTGCACTGGCCGCGGTCTATGACGCGATCATGGCCGATGTGGAGTATGACCACTGGGCCGACTTTGTGTTGACCTACGCGCGCGATGGAGAACTGGAGGCGGACCTGGCGCTGGACCTGGCCTGCGGTACGGGCGGCTTCACGCGCGAACTGCTGAACGCTGGCCTGCGGGTTCACGGCCTGGACGGCAGCACGGAAATGCTGAAGGTGGCCCGGCAGCGACTTCCCGCCGAGGTCACGCTGAGTCAGGGTGACCTGCGAACCTTCAATCTGGGCATGACCTTCGATCTGGTGACCTGCGTTTTCGACAGCCTGAACAACCTGCTGACGCTGGAGGACCTGGGCATGGCCCTGAGGCGAACGGCAGCCCACCTGCGTCCCGGCGGCCTCCTCGCCTGCGACCTGAACACCCAGCTGGGCGTGCGCGAGTTGTGGGAGGAAAACGCCATCGAAGGGCTGGCCCACACGCCCGAGGGCCGGGAAGTGCATTACCACTGGTCCCACCACTACGACGCCGCGACTGAAACTGGGGTGGTCCAGGCCTTTTGCCGGGTGGAGGACGGCGCGGGAGGCTGGGACGAATTTACCGAGCTTCACCGCGAGCGCGGCTATGACCCGGCAGACCTCAAACCCCTTCTCGACTCGGCGGGATTTACGCGCTGGGAGACCGTGGAGTATCCCGACTACGCGCCGCCCACACCGGAAACCCCACGCATCTGGGTGTTCGCATGGAAGTGA
- a CDS encoding O-antigen ligase family protein: MRAYKFALVLFVILAIFLVVPFGGTNVLNSLYRPHIILMYSFAATFPFVGLAMATRGQSLVEVLQKKQFKPWALLLFIYSAWIIFTSAQSPMPGFAFLGTSYLGFGSIAIISNILILLVFSKYAPVSRLIQVFIISTVIMLFISIIEAIGWRPLHFIMQGRNIAYPAATVGLRQHLAGWFTMMALAPIFFWRGKSLDRSFWIWMGSGLIGVAICKNSAASIATLLSLIIWSIYGQGTRRVPAIRTTIIFICLALALPPAIKSVNHALGFEDYEQKNYASGLTLSTRIILWKAAARATKERPILGWGDETFAWQVFQHLTPSESERLIRMEAGIPEDNLVIHSDGNYSYYSPNKPQDVKKGILLYIRPHNIIFDEAYSHGIIGLVLLSLSLFYIFTSIRRSDRMPLLIALIPYPVSLLALFYVPTVTPLFFILLGTAIFDSNSPTSTSDRDSSTGQKDPIYPNNKSRYNSGFTIIEMLFVILILGILTSLLVPQLLKSRALANNSAAQSLARNMVTMVEIAKSTSGSGNLYTTATDCTPDLIPSLPSNILLCQVKQDANGTYSLVRSSTNAYFHFNGKATEGPLSSPPSAW; the protein is encoded by the coding sequence ATGAGGGCTTACAAGTTCGCCCTGGTCCTGTTCGTCATCCTCGCAATTTTTCTTGTTGTTCCATTCGGTGGAACGAATGTGCTTAATTCTCTGTATCGGCCACATATCATACTAATGTATAGCTTTGCAGCTACATTTCCTTTTGTTGGCCTGGCTATGGCCACCAGGGGGCAATCCTTGGTGGAGGTTTTGCAAAAAAAGCAGTTCAAACCTTGGGCCTTGCTTCTTTTTATTTATAGCGCTTGGATTATTTTTACAAGTGCGCAGTCTCCGATGCCGGGTTTTGCTTTTCTTGGTACCTCCTATCTGGGGTTTGGAAGCATTGCTATCATCTCAAATATCCTAATTCTCTTGGTTTTTTCTAAATATGCACCCGTTTCAAGGCTGATACAGGTTTTCATAATCAGTACAGTTATTATGTTGTTTATCTCCATCATTGAGGCTATAGGTTGGCGACCATTGCATTTTATAATGCAGGGTCGAAACATAGCATATCCAGCCGCCACTGTCGGCCTAAGACAGCACCTTGCCGGATGGTTTACCATGATGGCCCTTGCTCCTATTTTTTTCTGGCGTGGAAAAAGTTTAGATCGTAGTTTTTGGATCTGGATGGGAAGCGGTCTAATCGGGGTTGCTATATGCAAGAACAGTGCGGCTTCAATAGCCACGCTCCTTAGCTTAATAATTTGGTCAATATACGGGCAAGGCACCAGAAGGGTTCCAGCAATAAGAACAACAATCATATTTATATGCCTGGCCCTTGCGTTACCACCAGCGATCAAATCAGTAAATCATGCTCTGGGCTTCGAAGACTATGAGCAAAAAAATTATGCCTCAGGGCTAACGCTTTCTACACGCATCATTTTATGGAAAGCCGCGGCAAGAGCTACTAAGGAGCGGCCCATTCTGGGATGGGGAGATGAAACCTTTGCCTGGCAGGTATTTCAACATTTAACCCCCTCCGAATCCGAACGTCTCATTAGAATGGAAGCCGGGATTCCTGAAGACAATTTGGTTATTCATTCTGATGGTAATTACTCTTATTATTCACCCAATAAACCGCAAGACGTTAAAAAGGGTATTCTTTTATACATAAGGCCTCACAATATCATTTTTGATGAAGCATATAGTCACGGAATCATAGGCCTTGTATTATTGTCTCTATCACTGTTTTATATTTTTACCTCCATAAGAAGGAGTGACCGAATGCCACTTCTAATTGCCCTTATCCCATACCCAGTTTCCCTGCTAGCGCTTTTTTATGTTCCTACAGTTACCCCTCTATTCTTTATTTTATTGGGTACTGCTATATTTGACTCAAATAGTCCCACATCAACGTCCGACAGAGATTCCAGCACAGGACAGAAGGACCCAATTTATCCTAACAACAAGTCCAGATATAATTCCGGATTTACTATTATAGAGATGCTATTCGTAATACTAATTTTAGGTATATTGACCTCTCTTCTCGTTCCACAGCTTCTTAAGTCCAGAGCTCTAGCCAATAACTCCGCTGCTCAGTCTCTGGCAAGAAATATGGTCACTATGGTCGAGATAGCCAAATCAACGTCTGGTTCGGGCAACTTGTACACCACTGCTACCGACTGCACCCCCGATTTAATACCGTCTCTGCCATCAAATATATTACTGTGCCAAGTTAAGCAAGATGCCAACGGCACCTACAGCCTGGTTCGGTCCTCCACCAACGCCTACTTCCACTTTAATGGCAAGGCGACGGAAGGACCTCTAAGCTCTCCTCCTTCAGCTTGGTAA
- a CDS encoding V-type ATP synthase subunit A, translated as MTQNKQGVVQNIAGPAVIANGMYGAKMYDIVRVGQERLVGEIIRLDGDTAFVQVYEDTSGLTVGEPVVTTGLPLSVELGPGMLNGIYDGIQRPLDKIREASGDFIARGIEVSSLNRTQKWAFTPAVQVGDTVTGSSIMGTVPEFSFTHKILVPPEVQGRLRWVADAGEYTIDDTIAELEDGTKLRMAHYWPVRAPRPVARKLDPSLPFLTGMRILDVLFPLVMGGAAAIPGPFGSGKTVTQQSVAKYGNADIVVYVGCGERGNEMTDVLVEFPELEDPKTGGPLMHRTILIANTSNMPVAAREASVYTGVTLAEYFRDQGYSVSLMADSTSRWAEALREISSRLEEMPAEEGYPPYLGAKLAAFYERAGAVKTLAGEDGAVSVIGAVSPAGGDMSEPVTQATLRITGAFWRLDAGLARRRHFPAINWNGSYSLFTPILDSWYRENVGRDFPELRQRIGNILQQEASLQEVVQLVGPDALQDQERLVIEAGRMLRQDFLQQNGFDPVDASASMPKNYGLMKMMLKFYDEAEVALRNGATIDEIIQNPVIEKLSRARYVPEAEFMAYGEGVMDELDTTFKGVKA; from the coding sequence ATGACGCAGAACAAGCAGGGCGTCGTGCAGAACATCGCCGGACCCGCCGTGATCGCCAACGGCATGTACGGCGCGAAGATGTACGACATTGTGCGCGTGGGCCAGGAGCGCCTCGTGGGCGAGATCATTCGCCTTGACGGCGACACGGCCTTCGTGCAGGTGTACGAAGACACCAGCGGCCTGACCGTGGGCGAGCCAGTGGTGACCACTGGCCTGCCCCTCTCGGTCGAACTCGGGCCGGGCATGCTCAACGGGATCTACGACGGCATCCAGCGCCCACTCGACAAGATCCGTGAGGCCTCGGGCGACTTTATCGCGCGCGGCATTGAGGTTTCTTCCCTCAACCGTACCCAGAAGTGGGCCTTCACGCCCGCAGTGCAGGTGGGCGACACCGTCACGGGCAGCTCGATTATGGGCACCGTGCCGGAGTTCTCCTTTACGCACAAGATCCTCGTGCCGCCGGAAGTGCAGGGCCGCCTGCGCTGGGTGGCCGATGCGGGCGAGTACACCATCGACGACACCATCGCCGAACTCGAAGACGGCACCAAGCTGCGCATGGCCCACTACTGGCCCGTGCGTGCGCCCCGTCCGGTGGCCCGCAAGCTGGACCCCAGCCTGCCGTTCCTTACCGGCATGCGCATCCTCGACGTGCTGTTCCCCCTCGTGATGGGCGGCGCGGCGGCGATTCCCGGTCCCTTCGGCTCGGGCAAGACGGTGACGCAGCAGTCGGTGGCGAAGTACGGCAACGCGGACATCGTGGTGTACGTGGGGTGCGGCGAGCGCGGCAACGAGATGACGGACGTGCTCGTGGAGTTCCCGGAACTGGAAGACCCCAAGACCGGCGGGCCCCTGATGCACCGCACCATCCTGATTGCCAACACCTCCAACATGCCGGTGGCGGCCCGTGAGGCGTCCGTGTATACGGGTGTGACGCTGGCCGAGTACTTCCGCGACCAGGGCTACTCGGTCTCGCTGATGGCCGACTCCACCAGCCGCTGGGCCGAGGCGCTGCGCGAGATTTCCTCCCGGCTGGAAGAAATGCCCGCCGAAGAGGGCTACCCCCCCTACCTCGGCGCGAAGCTCGCCGCGTTCTACGAGCGCGCGGGTGCGGTCAAGACCCTCGCTGGTGAAGACGGAGCCGTGTCGGTTATCGGCGCGGTGTCGCCTGCCGGCGGCGACATGTCCGAGCCGGTCACCCAGGCCACCCTCCGGATCACGGGCGCGTTCTGGCGTCTGGACGCGGGCCTCGCCCGCCGCCGCCACTTCCCGGCGATCAACTGGAACGGCAGTTACAGCCTGTTCACGCCGATCCTCGACAGCTGGTACCGCGAGAACGTGGGCCGCGACTTCCCCGAGCTGCGCCAGCGTATCGGCAACATCCTCCAGCAGGAAGCCAGCCTCCAGGAAGTCGTGCAGCTCGTCGGCCCTGACGCGCTGCAGGACCAGGAGCGCCTGGTGATCGAGGCGGGCCGCATGCTGCGCCAGGACTTCTTGCAGCAGAACGGCTTTGACCCCGTGGACGCCAGCGCCTCCATGCCCAAGAACTACGGCCTGATGAAGATGATGCTGAAGTTCTACGACGAGGCCGAAGTGGCGCTCCGCAACGGGGCCACCATCGACGAGATCATTCAGAACCCCGTGATCGAGAAGCTGTCGCGCGCCCGCTACGTGCCTGAAGCCGAGTTTATGGCCTACGGCGAGGGCGTCATGGACGAGCTCGACACCACCTTCAAGGGAGTCAAAGCGTGA
- a CDS encoding DUF1802 family protein, translated as MVFSIKEWDAQCQALTTARTALLIRKGGIMETHGGFEVEHRQFLLYPTFLHQNPAELRPEFISMLRDDPQPGQIVLTALAEVVAVHKVETLEQALALEPYQALTAGAIERRFHYRNRPWVHALLLRVRPVAQPLVLEETPEMLGCVSWVPLPEIRIEAQESVLREEALTQLQEEVGGILRPQA; from the coding sequence ATGGTCTTTTCAATCAAAGAATGGGACGCCCAGTGCCAGGCCCTTACCACCGCCCGCACCGCCCTCCTGATCCGTAAGGGCGGCATTATGGAAACGCACGGTGGCTTTGAGGTAGAGCACAGGCAATTCCTCCTCTACCCCACCTTTCTCCACCAAAACCCAGCAGAGCTGCGCCCGGAGTTCATCTCCATGCTGCGCGACGATCCACAGCCTGGTCAGATCGTCCTGACCGCCCTCGCCGAAGTCGTGGCAGTCCACAAGGTTGAGACGTTGGAGCAGGCCCTCGCTCTTGAGCCGTACCAGGCCCTGACCGCCGGAGCCATTGAGCGGCGTTTTCACTACCGCAACCGGCCCTGGGTCCACGCCCTGCTGCTGCGGGTGCGCCCAGTGGCCCAGCCGCTGGTACTGGAGGAGACGCCCGAGATGCTGGGCTGCGTCAGCTGGGTGCCCCTTCCCGAAATAAGGATTGAGGCCCAAGAATCCGTGCTGCGCGAAGAGGCGCTGACGCAACTTCAGGAAGAAGTCGGGGGCATTCTTCGACCCCAGGCCTGA
- a CDS encoding V-type ATP synthase subunit F, with translation MTQASTTQRVAVLSDAETATGYRLAGAEVIETTPENAVAELERVIQEGRYGLIAVDTSLIPDPATATARVMRGRDLPILLPIPSLRDAFSPDTVDAKAYMGKLVRDTIGFDIKL, from the coding sequence ATGACGCAAGCGAGCACCACCCAACGCGTCGCCGTTCTGTCCGACGCCGAAACCGCCACGGGCTACCGCCTCGCGGGGGCCGAGGTCATCGAGACGACGCCCGAGAACGCGGTCGCCGAACTCGAACGGGTCATTCAGGAAGGGCGTTACGGCCTCATCGCCGTGGACACCAGCCTGATTCCCGATCCAGCCACTGCCACGGCCCGCGTGATGCGTGGCAGAGACCTCCCCATCCTGCTGCCAATCCCCAGCCTGCGTGACGCCTTTTCTCCGGATACGGTGGACGCCAAGGCGTACATGGGCAAGCTGGTGCGGGACACCATCGGGTTCGATATCAAACTCTAA
- a CDS encoding HD domain-containing protein, which produces MNEAALVKAAERFAQPFYGEPHRAYHNVAHVASMLAALASRGVLTSTLALAAWGHDLIYDPRAGDNEEQSAEVFGEWLTAQGADARLAQGVRGLILATKHSAPPATRGEALLVDADLSILGAAPEAFAAYDRAIRQEYRHVPTLRYSTGRKKVLQGFLERKRIYTAPEFAGLEDQARTNLEAAIRELK; this is translated from the coding sequence GTGAATGAGGCAGCGCTCGTGAAGGCGGCAGAGCGCTTCGCCCAGCCCTTCTACGGCGAACCACACCGCGCCTACCACAACGTCGCGCATGTGGCGTCGATGCTGGCTGCCCTCGCGTCACGCGGCGTCCTGACCTCCACCCTGGCCCTCGCCGCCTGGGGACACGACCTGATCTATGACCCCCGCGCAGGGGACAACGAGGAGCAGAGCGCGGAGGTGTTCGGGGAATGGCTGACGGCGCAGGGAGCTGATGCCCGGCTGGCGCAAGGGGTAAGGGGGCTGATTCTCGCCACCAAGCACAGCGCACCTCCGGCAACCCGGGGGGAGGCGCTGCTCGTGGACGCTGATCTCAGCATTCTTGGGGCAGCGCCGGAAGCGTTCGCCGCCTATGACCGGGCCATCCGGCAGGAATACCGTCACGTCCCTACGCTGCGCTACAGCACCGGGCGCAAGAAGGTGCTGCAGGGTTTTCTGGAGCGGAAACGAATTTACACGGCGCCGGAGTTCGCCGGGTTGGAGGATCAGGCCCGGACCAATCTTGAAGCGGCCATCCGTGAATTGAAATAA
- a CDS encoding V-type ATP synthase subunit D, with protein sequence MAGQISPTRSALLASKASLKTASGGADLLKRKRDALIGEFFALVKDALAAREQLAGVSKGAYTSLFGAKAWDSPEAVESLSLAGSGDYAIDMQIESIYGVKVPRINIPERAAQANFSPINVGARTIQAATDFGGVLEAIVKVAATETKLRRIGEEIKKTSRRVNALEQVVIPGIQDDIRFIRGVLDQREREESFRLKKIKAKLEREKEEAEKAPQGGQHGTAAD encoded by the coding sequence ATGGCAGGACAGATCAGCCCCACCCGCTCGGCCCTGCTGGCGAGCAAGGCCAGCCTCAAGACGGCGAGCGGCGGCGCGGACCTCCTCAAGCGCAAGCGTGACGCGCTGATCGGGGAGTTCTTCGCGCTGGTCAAAGACGCCCTTGCGGCGCGCGAGCAACTCGCGGGCGTGAGCAAGGGCGCATACACCAGTCTGTTCGGCGCGAAAGCGTGGGACAGCCCTGAAGCCGTCGAGAGCCTCAGCCTCGCGGGCAGCGGTGACTACGCCATCGATATGCAGATCGAGAGCATCTACGGCGTAAAGGTGCCCCGCATCAACATCCCCGAGCGGGCGGCGCAGGCCAACTTCAGCCCGATCAACGTCGGCGCACGGACCATCCAGGCGGCCACCGATTTCGGCGGCGTGCTCGAGGCCATCGTGAAGGTCGCAGCGACGGAAACCAAGCTGCGCCGGATCGGCGAGGAGATCAAGAAGACCAGCCGCCGCGTAAACGCGCTGGAGCAGGTCGTGATCCCCGGCATTCAGGACGACATCCGCTTTATTCGCGGCGTTTTGGACCAGCGCGAGCGTGAGGAGAGCTTCCGCCTGAAAAAGATCAAGGCCAAGCTCGAACGCGAGAAGGAAGAGGCCGAGAAGGCCCCCCAGGGTGGCCAGCACGGCACCGCCGCGGACTGA